One region of Paraburkholderia acidiphila genomic DNA includes:
- a CDS encoding response regulator, translating to MATVLLVDDDPNALNALKELVGQEGYRVRTAADGSDALQSALDDPPDVVISDCMMPRMDGLSLMREMRRSSKLARVPLVLVSALVTLPPDADVAGFLRKPFAVAQLLDILHRVATP from the coding sequence ATGGCTACCGTATTACTAGTCGACGACGATCCCAACGCGCTCAATGCGCTCAAGGAACTGGTCGGGCAGGAAGGTTACCGGGTGCGAACCGCCGCAGACGGCTCGGATGCGCTGCAAAGCGCACTCGACGACCCGCCCGACGTCGTGATCTCCGACTGCATGATGCCGCGCATGGACGGTCTGTCCCTCATGCGCGAAATGAGGCGCAGCAGCAAGCTCGCGCGCGTGCCGCTCGTACTCGTCTCCGCGCTCGTCACGCTGCCCCCCGACGCCGACGTCGCGGGCTTCCTGCGCAAGCCGTTCGCCGTGGCGCAATTGCTCGACATCCTCCACCGGGTCGCCACGCCCTGA
- a CDS encoding sensor histidine kinase — MSDSILMNVSRTSVRLRRAWASMRPRFVRAFAPALRNLQYVKRRMRPLAVVASVGFPLYYYVWKDLFPQPYENLTLRLIGSFLFIPILAFERWPAALKKLLPWYWYFCTLYALPFFFTFMLLKNNGNEVWVESALIAAFVMVLLLDWLMLVLQFLVGISLAVIAYCLTTYPIVLGPNYFTHLAIFSFAVAIGAVANYDQDRIQIEQERAMLATAGSVAHELRTPLVAIRVGAAGLMRYLPALLDTYQLAQRSRLPVPKIRVAHLHSLQGVVGRIEQEALHSNAIIDMLLATARFTGGNMQNATTCSIVHCVETALARFPFREGDRRRVICNLRPDFEFHGSEMLTVHVLFNLLKNAFRHMGSIEGAQISIRLESGQRANRLIFSDTGTGISPEVLPHIFTRFYTSTTATDDVTLGAGIGLAFCRDVMQAMGGAITCSSVKGEYTEFVLTFPAP, encoded by the coding sequence ATGAGCGATTCCATTCTGATGAACGTTTCAAGAACCTCGGTGCGACTGAGGCGGGCCTGGGCGTCGATGCGTCCGCGCTTCGTGCGCGCCTTCGCGCCCGCGCTGCGCAACCTGCAATACGTGAAGCGGCGCATGCGCCCGCTCGCCGTCGTGGCGAGCGTGGGCTTTCCGCTTTACTACTACGTCTGGAAAGACCTCTTTCCTCAGCCGTATGAAAATCTCACGCTGCGCCTGATCGGCTCGTTCCTGTTCATCCCGATTCTGGCGTTCGAGCGCTGGCCCGCCGCGCTGAAAAAGCTGCTGCCGTGGTACTGGTACTTCTGCACGCTCTACGCGTTGCCGTTCTTTTTCACGTTCATGCTGCTCAAGAACAACGGCAACGAAGTGTGGGTGGAGAGCGCGCTGATCGCGGCGTTCGTGATGGTGCTGCTGCTCGACTGGCTCATGCTCGTGCTGCAGTTCCTCGTGGGCATCAGCCTCGCGGTGATCGCGTACTGCCTCACCACGTACCCCATCGTACTCGGGCCGAACTACTTCACCCATCTGGCGATCTTTTCGTTTGCGGTAGCGATCGGCGCGGTGGCCAATTACGATCAGGACCGCATTCAGATCGAACAGGAGCGCGCCATGCTGGCTACGGCCGGCAGCGTGGCGCACGAACTGCGCACTCCGCTCGTGGCGATCCGCGTGGGCGCAGCGGGCCTCATGCGCTATTTGCCCGCACTGCTCGACACCTATCAGCTCGCCCAGCGCAGCCGCTTGCCCGTGCCTAAAATACGCGTGGCGCATCTGCATTCCCTGCAAGGCGTGGTGGGCCGCATCGAACAAGAGGCATTGCATTCGAACGCGATCATCGACATGCTGCTCGCCACGGCGCGCTTCACGGGCGGCAACATGCAAAACGCAACAACGTGCTCGATCGTGCATTGCGTGGAAACCGCACTCGCGCGTTTTCCGTTTCGCGAAGGCGACCGGCGTCGGGTAATCTGCAACCTGCGCCCCGATTTCGAGTTCCACGGATCTGAAATGCTTACTGTTCACGTGCTCTTCAATCTGCTCAAAAATGCCTTCCGGCATATGGGCAGCATCGAAGGCGCGCAGATTTCGATTCGTCTTGAATCAGGGCAACGGGCCAATCGTTTGATTTTCAGCGATACGGGCACCGGTATTTCCCCTGAGGTATTGCCGCACATCTTCACGCGCTTTTATACTTCGACAACCGCCACCGATGACGTGACGCTCGGAGCAGGAATCGGGCTGGCATTCTGCCGCGATGTCATGCAAGCGATGGGTGGAGCAATCACGTGCTCTTCCGTAAAAGGCGAATATACCGAGTTCGTTTTGACATTCCCTGCGCCATGA
- a CDS encoding DUF2795 domain-containing protein: MKPASVCEAPRADAPGQARSNAEALTGRVLHALERVTWPAHPATLIESATNRGAAHDVIEALRHLPDEAFGSFSEVSALIVAAQLRARESAAQRGVSTQG, encoded by the coding sequence ATGAAACCTGCTTCCGTTTGCGAGGCACCGCGCGCCGACGCCCCCGGCCAGGCGCGCTCGAACGCCGAGGCGCTGACCGGGCGCGTGCTGCACGCCCTCGAACGCGTCACCTGGCCTGCGCACCCCGCCACGCTGATCGAAAGCGCCACGAACCGCGGCGCGGCGCACGACGTGATCGAAGCCCTTCGCCACTTGCCCGACGAGGCGTTCGGCAGCTTTTCCGAGGTCTCGGCATTGATCGTCGCCGCACAACTGCGCGCGCGTGAATCCGCCGCCCAACGAGGTGTGTCGACGCAAGGATGA
- a CDS encoding putative quinol monooxygenase has product MTQRALYVELHAQPGKEEELAAFLAGAKPLVDAEPATPVWFGVRFDKATFAIFDAFDDEAGRDAHLNGQVAAALMAHAGELLAAPPQIRRADVLADKVPA; this is encoded by the coding sequence ATGACCCAACGTGCGTTGTACGTCGAGTTGCACGCGCAGCCCGGCAAGGAAGAGGAACTGGCGGCATTTCTTGCGGGTGCGAAGCCGCTGGTCGACGCCGAACCCGCCACGCCCGTCTGGTTCGGCGTGCGCTTCGATAAAGCGACGTTTGCAATCTTCGACGCCTTCGACGATGAAGCCGGCCGCGACGCGCATCTGAACGGCCAGGTGGCGGCGGCTTTGATGGCGCACGCGGGCGAACTGCTGGCCGCACCGCCCCAGATTCGCCGCGCCGACGTGCTTGCCGACAAAGTACCCGCTTGA
- a CDS encoding DUF1328 family protein, with protein sequence MLQYAVIFFIIAIIAAVFGFGGIAAGAASIAKILFFIFLVIFLVTLLLGVVRRG encoded by the coding sequence ATGCTTCAATACGCTGTCATTTTCTTTATCATCGCGATCATCGCGGCCGTGTTCGGTTTCGGCGGCATCGCGGCTGGCGCGGCATCGATTGCCAAGATCCTGTTCTTCATCTTCCTCGTGATTTTCCTCGTCACGTTGCTGCTGGGCGTCGTGAGAAGGGGTTAA
- a CDS encoding PRC-barrel domain-containing protein, giving the protein MAYSQTPTRTPIGSTPRGGDGARIVGRDQSAAPGPGPDVMAASTLDSDRVLSSDGDEVGKVKEIMLDVESGRIAYMVMSSGGFLGIGDKLLAVPWNALTLDAARKCFVIALNSERVKNAPGFDKGEWPSMADRTWASSVHQYYGREPYWGNDDASLPPGEPGREPPEAGGVKR; this is encoded by the coding sequence ATGGCCTATTCGCAAACCCCGACACGAACCCCAATCGGTTCGACGCCGCGTGGCGGCGACGGCGCACGCATTGTCGGGCGCGACCAGTCGGCCGCGCCTGGCCCCGGCCCCGACGTGATGGCGGCCAGCACGTTGGACAGCGACCGCGTGCTGAGTTCGGACGGCGACGAAGTCGGCAAAGTCAAAGAGATCATGCTCGACGTGGAAAGCGGCCGCATCGCTTACATGGTGATGTCGAGCGGCGGCTTCCTCGGCATTGGCGACAAGCTGCTCGCGGTGCCGTGGAATGCCCTCACGCTCGACGCGGCACGCAAATGCTTCGTGATCGCACTCAACTCCGAGCGCGTAAAGAACGCACCGGGCTTCGACAAAGGCGAATGGCCCTCGATGGCCGACCGCACCTGGGCCAGCTCCGTGCATCAGTACTATGGCCGCGAGCCGTACTGGGGCAACGACGACGCGAGCCTGCCGCCCGGCGAGCCCGGACGCGAGCCGCCGGAAGCGGGAGGGGTGAAGCGCTAA
- the cqsA gene encoding alpha-hydroxyketone-type quorum-sensing autoinducer synthase codes for MKVGSNWRNAHNNDAALPAFLAARVDRYYTERVQESWAGGHIMKGRVADADALHLSSNDYLSIARHPEILDAMCMSIRSEGNGLLMSGVFLHGDDCPQLALEDRFASYMGAEASVLCQSGFAANTGLIQSIANAQTPVYVDMMAHMSLWEGIRSAGARAISFFHNDVDHLEQRIQRYGAGIVIVDSVYSTNGSVAPLAAIAEVCAEHDCVLVVDESHSLGTHGPHGAGMVAELGLIDRVHFRTASLAKAFAGRAGIISCSRRFQEYFKCEALPAIFSSTLLPHETAGLAATLDVIEREDWRRTRVAANGRYVRGRLAELGYNLNGSETQIIALEAGPEPQTIVLRDALEARGIFGSVFCAPATAQNRSLVRLSLNAALCEEELERLVEVCAEIRDEVQMWNWPSTRRNERNTGRARVRVPQAVVNMPMVAVAA; via the coding sequence ATGAAAGTTGGCAGCAACTGGCGTAACGCACATAACAACGACGCGGCATTGCCCGCATTCCTCGCAGCACGTGTCGATCGTTACTACACCGAGCGCGTGCAGGAAAGCTGGGCCGGGGGGCACATCATGAAGGGTCGTGTCGCCGATGCCGACGCCTTGCACCTTTCGAGTAACGACTACCTTTCGATTGCGCGCCACCCCGAGATTCTCGATGCAATGTGCATGAGCATCCGCTCGGAGGGCAACGGGCTCTTGATGTCGGGTGTGTTCCTGCACGGCGACGACTGCCCGCAACTCGCACTCGAAGACCGCTTCGCGTCCTACATGGGGGCCGAAGCGAGTGTGTTGTGCCAGTCGGGTTTTGCCGCGAATACGGGGCTGATCCAGTCGATCGCCAATGCGCAAACGCCGGTATACGTCGACATGATGGCGCATATGTCGCTGTGGGAAGGCATCCGCAGCGCCGGGGCGCGCGCGATCAGTTTCTTCCACAACGATGTCGATCATCTCGAGCAGCGCATTCAGCGCTACGGGGCCGGGATCGTGATCGTCGATTCGGTGTACAGCACGAACGGCAGCGTGGCGCCGCTCGCGGCGATTGCCGAGGTATGCGCCGAGCACGACTGCGTGCTGGTCGTCGACGAGTCGCATTCGCTCGGCACGCACGGCCCGCATGGTGCGGGCATGGTGGCCGAACTCGGGCTGATCGACCGCGTGCATTTCCGCACGGCCAGTCTCGCCAAGGCGTTTGCCGGGCGCGCGGGCATCATCAGCTGTTCGCGGCGCTTCCAGGAGTATTTCAAATGCGAGGCGCTGCCGGCGATTTTCAGCTCGACACTGCTGCCGCATGAAACGGCGGGTCTCGCGGCCACGCTCGACGTGATCGAGCGCGAAGACTGGCGGCGCACGCGGGTCGCGGCCAATGGGCGCTATGTGCGCGGGCGGCTCGCCGAACTCGGCTACAACCTGAACGGCAGCGAAACGCAAATCATCGCGCTCGAAGCCGGGCCGGAGCCGCAGACGATCGTGCTGCGCGACGCGCTCGAAGCACGCGGCATTTTCGGTTCGGTGTTCTGTGCACCCGCCACGGCGCAGAACCGCTCGCTCGTGCGGCTCTCGCTCAACGCGGCGCTGTGCGAGGAGGAACTGGAGCGGCTCGTGGAGGTGTGCGCCGAGATTCGCGACGAGGTGCAAATGTGGAACTGGCCTTCCACGCGCCGCAACGAGCGCAATACGGGCCGTGCGCGCGTGCGTGTGCCGCAAGCGGTGGTGAATATGCCGATGGTGGCCGTGGCGGCCTGA
- a CDS encoding alpha/beta hydrolase translates to MAIVRACWFVLALLLSAPVWAYQTRTVSIPSAAMQRSFDATVVLPDDYARGNHAARFPVIYVLHGSGGSYADWTSNTHIGKLADRYHVVLVMPDGGHESWYIDSPFDRSSRYETYVGNEVVSYIDMHFRTIATREGRAITGLSMGGFGALRIALDRQETFGAAGSISGAVDPRNCEDEPGIAHIFGDPARHASFWNSNAIVDSAQDFEHAHIALTIDCGVSDFFVQSNRTLHEKLVELGVPHDYAERPGGHTWSYWSNSIRYQVLFFATAFQRAGWHPQVA, encoded by the coding sequence ATGGCTATTGTCCGCGCATGCTGGTTCGTTCTGGCGCTGCTTCTCAGTGCTCCCGTCTGGGCATACCAGACGCGTACCGTCTCGATCCCGAGCGCCGCGATGCAGCGCTCGTTCGACGCGACCGTCGTCCTGCCCGACGACTACGCGCGCGGCAACCACGCCGCGCGTTTTCCGGTCATTTACGTGCTGCACGGCTCGGGCGGCAGTTATGCCGACTGGACTTCGAACACACACATCGGCAAGCTCGCCGACCGTTACCACGTGGTGCTCGTGATGCCGGACGGCGGCCACGAGAGCTGGTACATCGACAGCCCGTTCGATCGCAGCAGCCGTTACGAAACCTATGTGGGCAACGAGGTCGTGTCGTATATCGACATGCATTTCCGCACGATCGCCACCCGCGAAGGGCGCGCGATCACGGGCTTGAGCATGGGCGGCTTCGGCGCGCTGCGCATTGCGCTGGACCGGCAGGAGACGTTCGGTGCGGCCGGCAGTATTAGCGGCGCGGTCGACCCGCGCAACTGCGAGGACGAGCCCGGCATCGCTCATATATTCGGAGATCCCGCGCGTCACGCGTCGTTCTGGAACAGCAATGCGATCGTGGATAGCGCGCAGGACTTCGAGCATGCGCATATTGCGCTCACCATCGACTGCGGCGTGAGCGACTTCTTCGTGCAGTCGAACCGCACGCTGCACGAAAAGCTCGTCGAACTGGGTGTGCCTCACGATTACGCGGAACGCCCAGGCGGCCATACGTGGTCCTATTGGTCGAATTCGATCCGCTATCAGGTGCTCTTTTTCGCCACGGCGTTCCAGCGCGCCGGCTGGCATCCGCAAGTGGCGTAG
- a CDS encoding GGDEF domain-containing protein produces the protein MLDPVNILLVTVLSSIMSLAILGSLRPAGIPGVGRWIGAYLMASVAILLAGMQRLGLPILTVFASNTLLALAVVRMLEGCREFFGLKPRVPLAYAGTVALATGIVWWYWVTPSLGARVAVVSMFHAAVYAWIGWLALRCRPPARPVYSYRFVTLAAWLGAFAHALRGAMYGSGIVKQYGLLDFTPLNVAWLALGILVLPALSIGLVLLAHDRMAERLERLANQDELTGALTRRAFLAQANASLDAAREQGLRVTFAIVDIDHFKSINDRYGHATGDRVLAQFCRVVKSGVRVEDVFGRLGGEEFALLFIGMTRDEAVRRLDELRVLALAVRRSADAQARESGQEAHDGLTFSAGVDEAQLQDSLATLMARADAALYVAKSRGRDRVVAS, from the coding sequence ATGCTAGATCCGGTCAATATCCTTCTTGTCACGGTGCTTTCGAGCATCATGAGCCTCGCCATTCTCGGCTCACTGCGGCCCGCGGGTATTCCTGGTGTCGGGCGGTGGATTGGCGCCTATTTGATGGCAAGCGTCGCGATCCTGCTCGCGGGCATGCAACGCCTTGGCTTGCCCATTCTCACCGTCTTCGCTTCGAATACGTTGCTGGCGCTGGCCGTGGTGCGCATGCTCGAAGGCTGCCGCGAGTTCTTCGGGCTCAAGCCGCGTGTGCCGCTCGCCTATGCGGGAACCGTTGCGCTCGCAACGGGTATTGTGTGGTGGTACTGGGTGACGCCCAGTCTCGGCGCGCGCGTGGCCGTCGTCTCCATGTTTCACGCGGCCGTTTACGCGTGGATCGGCTGGCTCGCATTACGTTGCCGTCCGCCCGCGCGCCCGGTCTACAGCTACCGGTTCGTGACTCTGGCGGCCTGGCTGGGTGCGTTCGCGCACGCGTTGCGCGGGGCCATGTACGGCAGCGGCATCGTCAAGCAGTACGGGCTGCTCGACTTCACGCCGCTGAATGTAGCGTGGCTCGCACTCGGCATTCTCGTGTTGCCGGCGCTTTCGATCGGCCTGGTTCTGCTCGCGCACGACCGCATGGCCGAGCGGCTCGAACGCCTCGCGAACCAGGACGAGCTGACCGGCGCGCTCACGCGCCGCGCCTTTCTGGCCCAGGCGAACGCGTCGCTCGACGCCGCGCGCGAGCAGGGCCTGCGGGTCACGTTCGCGATTGTCGATATCGACCACTTCAAATCGATCAACGACCGCTACGGGCACGCCACAGGCGACCGCGTGCTCGCGCAGTTCTGCCGCGTCGTGAAGAGCGGTGTGCGCGTAGAGGACGTATTCGGCCGCCTGGGCGGCGAAGAATTCGCGTTGCTCTTCATCGGCATGACCCGCGACGAGGCGGTAAGGCGTCTCGATGAATTGCGCGTGCTGGCCCTCGCCGTGCGCCGCAGCGCCGACGCTCAGGCCCGTGAATCCGGACAGGAGGCGCACGATGGCCTCACGTTCAGCGCGGGCGTGGATGAAGCACAACTGCAGGACTCGCTTGCGACCTTGATGGCGCGCGCCGACGCCGCGCTCTATGTCGCCAAGTCACGTGGACGCGACCGCGTCGTGGCCAGCTGA
- a CDS encoding phosphocholine-specific phospholipase C — translation MTSMDRRDFLRAAAAGATLSLASPAIQRALAIPANNTTGTIEDVQHIVVFMQENRAFDHYFGTLPGVRGFSDRFTIPLPDGANVWQQSDGSRTLLPFYLDSRKGNALLAGGAHNWADAHEAWDHGRMTHWPKFKGDASMGYFQAADLPFHFALANAFTICDAYYCSLHGGTNSNRLFLFTGTNGPTASPYAVVDNNGWDNIAAPATGLKWTTYPERLQAAGVTWKVYENQPDNYTDNPLVGFASYRKALEAIEGSPNLPWTQALDAREPLYKGVGNTMPDGGFLQALNDDIAANQLPQVSWIVAPQAYSEHPAVSTPGQGAYYLQKLLEALTRNPDIWSKTVLFVNFDENDCFFDHMPQPCPPSPIKDGEFAGKSTASTRHEYFTMPNPPGDGKPVAPDGLPFGPGPRVPMIVVSPWSTGGYVNSEVFDHTSVLRFIEARFGVRETNISPWRRAVFGDLTSAFNFSTPNEKPVQTFSAPTKAAADALNKQQNALKPVPVPQPDMQTMPRQARKARPSRALPYRLNVDASVDGRHHKVLLEFGNEGKAGAVFHVYDQLHLDKPPRRYTVEAGKTLRDTWTPTASDDGAYRLWVLGPNGFHRAFEGNARAAAHGPNPEVRVRHDAANNALALGIANRANAASNVTMAANAYRSDGPWTYALRAGEQIQSNWALADSGGWYDFTLSAENGVIRRFAGRLETGKDSVSDPAMGE, via the coding sequence ATGACTTCGATGGACCGCCGTGATTTCCTTCGCGCCGCCGCCGCGGGCGCAACACTGAGCCTCGCCTCGCCCGCCATCCAGCGGGCGCTGGCCATTCCTGCAAACAACACGACCGGAACGATTGAAGACGTGCAGCATATCGTCGTTTTCATGCAGGAAAACCGTGCGTTCGACCACTATTTCGGCACGCTGCCCGGCGTGCGCGGCTTCTCGGACCGCTTCACGATCCCCCTGCCCGACGGCGCCAATGTCTGGCAGCAAAGCGACGGCTCGCGCACGCTGCTGCCGTTCTACCTGGACAGCCGCAAGGGCAACGCATTGCTCGCGGGCGGCGCGCATAACTGGGCGGACGCCCACGAGGCCTGGGATCATGGCCGCATGACGCACTGGCCCAAGTTCAAGGGCGACGCCTCGATGGGCTACTTCCAGGCCGCCGACCTGCCGTTTCATTTCGCCCTCGCCAACGCCTTCACGATCTGCGACGCCTACTATTGCTCGCTGCACGGCGGCACCAACTCGAACCGGCTCTTTCTGTTCACCGGCACCAATGGCCCCACGGCCTCGCCTTACGCCGTGGTCGACAACAATGGCTGGGACAACATCGCCGCGCCGGCCACGGGCCTGAAATGGACCACGTATCCGGAACGCTTGCAGGCCGCGGGGGTGACGTGGAAGGTGTATGAGAATCAGCCCGATAACTACACGGACAATCCGCTTGTCGGATTCGCCAGCTATCGCAAGGCTCTCGAGGCAATCGAAGGCTCGCCCAACTTGCCGTGGACCCAGGCGCTCGACGCGCGCGAGCCCTTGTACAAAGGAGTCGGCAATACGATGCCCGATGGCGGCTTCCTGCAGGCCCTCAATGACGATATCGCGGCGAACCAGTTGCCTCAGGTGAGCTGGATCGTCGCGCCGCAGGCCTACTCCGAGCACCCCGCCGTATCGACGCCAGGTCAGGGGGCGTACTATCTGCAGAAGCTGCTCGAAGCGCTCACGCGCAATCCGGACATCTGGAGCAAGACCGTACTCTTCGTGAACTTCGACGAGAACGATTGCTTCTTCGATCACATGCCGCAGCCTTGCCCGCCCTCGCCGATCAAGGATGGCGAATTCGCGGGCAAATCCACCGCCAGCACGCGCCACGAATACTTCACCATGCCGAACCCTCCCGGCGACGGCAAGCCCGTGGCGCCAGACGGCTTGCCGTTCGGGCCCGGGCCGCGCGTGCCGATGATCGTCGTCTCGCCGTGGAGCACGGGCGGCTATGTGAACTCCGAAGTCTTCGATCACACGTCGGTGCTGCGCTTCATCGAAGCGCGCTTCGGCGTGCGCGAGACGAACATCAGCCCGTGGCGGCGTGCCGTATTCGGCGATCTCACCTCGGCGTTCAACTTCAGCACACCGAACGAAAAGCCGGTGCAGACGTTTTCCGCGCCGACGAAAGCGGCAGCCGATGCGTTGAACAAGCAACAGAACGCCCTCAAGCCCGTACCCGTGCCGCAACCCGACATGCAGACCATGCCGCGGCAGGCGCGCAAGGCGCGGCCCTCGCGCGCACTGCCGTACCGTCTCAACGTGGATGCCAGCGTCGACGGGCGTCATCACAAGGTTCTGCTGGAGTTCGGCAACGAAGGAAAAGCCGGCGCCGTATTTCACGTGTACGACCAGCTTCACCTCGACAAGCCGCCGCGCCGCTACACGGTCGAGGCAGGCAAGACATTGCGCGATACGTGGACGCCCACCGCCTCCGACGACGGCGCATACCGCCTGTGGGTGCTCGGGCCGAACGGCTTTCATCGTGCATTCGAGGGCAACGCGCGCGCGGCGGCACACGGGCCGAATCCGGAAGTGCGCGTGCGCCATGACGCCGCGAACAATGCGCTCGCGCTTGGCATCGCGAATCGCGCAAATGCGGCGTCGAATGTGACCATGGCGGCCAATGCCTACCGCAGCGACGGGCCGTGGACTTACGCGTTGCGCGCCGGGGAACAGATTCAGTCGAACTGGGCGCTCGCAGATTCGGGCGGCTGGTACGACTTCACGTTAAGCGCGGAGAACGGCGTGATACGGCGCTTCGCGGGCCGTCTGGAAACCGGCAAGGACAGCGTGAGCGATCCGGCGATGGGTGAATGA
- a CDS encoding response regulator codes for MTKAIQPFSYPTTVAFVDDSAAFLSNLSLQLDPDLAFRLFSSPGEALKFLNGRAGPDRAAEPIFSPYLDRTEENDAHQVIAMRVDAIRSLVHNASRFESVSVVVVDYDMPELNGMEFCRRITDPSIRKIVLTGKADEHVAVKSFNEGLIDRFIRKHEVDAVETLNQAIGDMQRAYFDRCCSTVLDALAVSEYAFLKDHALAAHVKGIADSLGIVEHYLSYQPHGLLMFDGIGTAYLLVIHTDESLRGVREIAVEQGAPTSFLAELDSRRSLPYFWRTEGYYPAQCAEWQPYMHPASEFHGDRRYLYAVVKKPAGLALDNVLPYDRHLDQLDREIQAAWDSP; via the coding sequence ATGACGAAAGCCATTCAGCCGTTCTCCTATCCGACCACCGTCGCGTTCGTCGACGACAGCGCCGCGTTCCTTTCGAACCTGAGCCTGCAACTCGACCCCGACCTGGCCTTCCGCCTGTTCAGCTCGCCCGGCGAGGCGCTGAAATTTCTCAATGGCCGCGCCGGGCCGGACCGCGCCGCGGAGCCCATCTTCAGCCCGTATCTGGACCGCACCGAAGAAAACGATGCGCACCAGGTCATCGCCATGCGCGTCGACGCGATACGTAGTCTCGTACATAACGCGTCGCGCTTCGAGTCGGTATCGGTCGTGGTCGTCGATTACGACATGCCCGAACTCAACGGCATGGAGTTTTGCCGCCGCATTACCGACCCGTCGATCCGGAAAATCGTGCTGACCGGCAAAGCCGACGAGCACGTGGCAGTGAAAAGCTTCAACGAAGGGCTGATCGACCGCTTCATCCGCAAGCACGAGGTCGACGCGGTGGAAACGCTGAACCAGGCGATCGGCGATATGCAGCGCGCGTATTTCGACCGCTGCTGCAGCACGGTGCTCGACGCGCTCGCCGTTTCCGAATATGCGTTCCTCAAGGACCATGCGCTCGCCGCGCACGTGAAAGGCATTGCCGATTCATTGGGCATCGTCGAGCACTATCTCTCGTATCAACCGCACGGACTCCTGATGTTCGACGGCATCGGCACCGCGTACCTGCTCGTCATACACACCGACGAATCGCTGCGCGGCGTGCGTGAAATCGCCGTCGAACAAGGTGCGCCCACAAGCTTTCTCGCGGAACTCGACAGCCGCCGCAGCCTGCCCTATTTCTGGCGCACGGAAGGCTATTACCCGGCACAGTGCGCGGAATGGCAGCCGTATATGCACCCCGCATCGGAATTTCACGGCGACCGCCGCTATCTCTACGCCGTGGTAAAGAAGCCGGCGGGACTTGCGCTCGACAACGTGCTGCCCTACGACCGGCATCTCGACCAGCTCGACCGCGAGATCCAGGCGGCGTGGGACTCACCCTGA
- a CDS encoding SDR family NAD(P)-dependent oxidoreductase, translating into MKIDLTGKLALVTGSAAGIGLAAAKGLALSGADVIVSGRHTESVREAEAALRTAAPGARVQGFVGDLSNAAGCDALLKAHPQVDILVNNLGVFQQQDFFEIPDAEWLRFFETNVMSGVRLSRAYANAMVKRGWGRIVFISSESGLNIPADMIHYGMTKTAQLALARGLAKRLAGTGVTVNSVLPGPTLSEGVAQMLKDEVAATGKTVEEVAAQFVQTHRASSIIRRAASVEEVANMIVYACSKEASATTGAVLRVDGGVVDTIA; encoded by the coding sequence ATGAAAATCGATTTAACTGGAAAACTCGCGCTCGTCACCGGCTCGGCTGCCGGCATCGGTCTGGCCGCGGCGAAAGGTCTCGCGCTCTCGGGCGCCGACGTGATCGTCAGCGGCCGTCACACCGAAAGCGTGCGCGAAGCCGAGGCCGCGCTGCGCACCGCGGCGCCCGGCGCGCGGGTGCAAGGCTTCGTCGGCGATCTTTCCAACGCCGCGGGTTGCGATGCACTCTTGAAGGCGCATCCCCAGGTGGACATTCTTGTGAACAATCTCGGCGTGTTTCAGCAGCAGGACTTCTTCGAGATTCCCGATGCCGAATGGCTGCGTTTCTTCGAAACGAATGTGATGTCCGGCGTACGTCTTTCACGCGCCTATGCGAATGCGATGGTCAAGCGCGGCTGGGGGCGCATCGTGTTCATCTCATCGGAATCGGGGCTGAACATTCCCGCCGACATGATCCACTACGGCATGACGAAAACCGCGCAACTCGCGCTCGCACGCGGCCTCGCCAAGCGCCTGGCGGGGACGGGCGTCACGGTCAATTCGGTGCTGCCTGGCCCGACGCTTTCGGAAGGCGTGGCGCAAATGCTCAAGGACGAAGTGGCCGCTACGGGCAAAACCGTCGAGGAAGTCGCCGCGCAGTTCGTGCAGACGCATCGGGCCTCTTCCATCATCCGCCGCGCGGCGAGCGTGGAGGAAGTGGCGAACATGATCGTCTACGCGTGTTCGAAAGAGGCGTCGGCCACGACGGGCGCGGTGTTGCGCGTGGATGGCGGCGTGGTGGATACCATCGCGTGA